From the genome of Spinacia oleracea cultivar Varoflay chromosome 2, BTI_SOV_V1, whole genome shotgun sequence, one region includes:
- the LOC110803155 gene encoding transketolase, chloroplastic → MATSLSLSKAISARSTATHHPSTPAHHLPSSLSLSSSSSSLLKPSSFSLKTTQRVAPRATVRASAVESLDKSVTSEDTLVDKSVNTIRFLAIDAVEKANSGHPGLPMGCAPMGHILYDEVMRYNPKNPYWFNRDRFVLSAGHGCMLQYALLHLAGYDSVTVEDLKSFRQWESRTPGHPENFETPGIEVTTGPLGQGIANAVGLALAEKHLAARFNKPDMEIVDHYTYAILGDGCQMEGVSQEACSLAGHWGLGKLIAFYDDNHISIDGSTDIAFTEDVDKRFEALGWHVIWVKNGNTGYDEIRAAIREAKAVKDKPTLIKVTTTIGYGSPNKSNSYSVHGSALGAKEVEATRSNLVWPHEPFHVPEDVKKHWSRHTPEGASLETEWNAKFAEYEKKYTDEAAELKCIITGELPSGWEKALPTYTPESPADATRNLSQQCLNALAPVLPGFLGGSADLASSNMTLLKMFGNFQKDTPEERNLRFGVREHGMGSICNGIALHCPGFIPYCATFFVFTDYMRASIRMAALSQAGVIFVMTHDSIGLGEDGPTHQPIEHLASFRAMPNVFMFRPADGTETAGAYRVAVLNKKTPSILALSRQKLPQLPGTSIEGVEKGGYIISDNSKGNTPDVILMGTGSELEIAAKAADDLRKEGKAVRVVSFVSWELFDAQPDSYKESVLPADVTARVSIEAGTTFGWLKYVGCKGKAIGIDRFGASAPADKIYKELGITKEAVIEAAKSLC, encoded by the exons ATGGcgacctctctttctctctccaaagCCATCTCCGCCCGCTCTACCGCCACCCACCATCCTTCAACACCCGCTCACCACCTcccttcttctctttctctctcctcgtcttcttcttctcttctcAAACCCTCTTCTTTTTCGTTAAAAACCACCCAGCGTGTAGCCCCACGCGCCACCGTACGTGCATCGGCTGTAGAATCACTCGACAAGTCCGTCACCTCTGAAGATACCTTGGTTGATAAGTCTGTGAATACGATCCGATTTCTGGCGATCGATGCAGTCGAAAAGGCGAATTCGGGTCACCCGGGTTTGCCCATGGGTTGTGCTCCGATGGGGCACATTTTGTACGATGAAGTTATGCGGTATAATCCAAAGAACCCCTATTGGTTCAACCGTGATCGCTTTGTTTTGTCCGCCGGTCATGGGTGTATGCTCCAGTATGCGCTCCTTCACTTGGCTGGCTACGACAGTGTCACT GTAGAAGATTTGAAGAGCTTCCGTCAGTGGGAAAGCAGGACTCCTGGTCATCCTGAGAATTTCGAGACTCCTGGAATTGAAGTCACCACTG GTCCCCTTGGTCAAGGTATTGCCAATGCTGTTGGGCTGGCACTTGCAGAGAAGCATTTGGCTGCTCGGTTTAACAAGCCTGATATGGAGATTGTTGATCACTATAC GTATGCTATACTTGGAGATGGTTGTCAAATGGAGGGTGTTTCTCAAGAAGCCTGTTCTCTTGCAGGGCATTGGGGTCTTGGAAAGCTTATTGCATTCTATGATGACAATCATATATCTATTGATGGTAGCACTGATATTGCATTCACTGAGGATGTTGACAAGCGGTTTGAGGCTCTTGGATGGCATGTGATTTGGGTCAAGAATGGTAATACTGGCTACGATGAAATTCGTGCTGCAATCAGAGAGGCTAAGGCTGTTAAGGACAAGCCAACCTTGATCAAG GTGACTACAACTATCGGTTATGGTTCCCCAAACAAGTCAAACTCATACAGCGTTCATGGGAGTGCCTTAGGTGCTAAGGAAGTGGAAGCAACCAGGAGCAACCTTGTGTGGCCACATGAGCCATTCCATGTACCTGAAGATGTTAAGAA ACATTGGAGCCGCCATACTCCTGAGGGAGCATCCCTTGAAACTGAGTGGAACGCTAAGTTTGCTGAGTATGAAAAGAAGTACACAGATGAAGCTGCAGAGTTAAAGTGTATCATCACTGGAGAATTACCTTCTGGCTGGGAGAAAGCACTTCCG ACGTACACCCCAGAGAGCCCTGCTGATGCTACCAGAAACCTGTCTCAACAATGCCTCAACGCTCTTGCTCCAGTTCTTCCAGGTTTTCTTGGTGGAAGTGCTGACCTTGCTTCCTCAAACATGACTTTGTTGAAGATGTTCGGAAACTTCCAGAAGGATACTCCTGAAGAAAGAAACCTTCGATTTGGTGTTCGGGAGCACGGAATGGGATCCATCTGTAATGGGATTGCCCTCCACTGTCCAGGCTTCATCCCCTATTGTGCAACTTTCTTTGTCTTCACGGATTACATGAGAGCCTCCATAAGGATGGCTGCCTTGTCCCAGGCCGGGGTCATCTTTGTCATGACACACGACTCCATTGGACTCGGGGAAGATGGGCCAACTCATCAGCCCATTGAGCATTTGGCGAGTTTCCGGGCCATGCCAAATGTGTTCATGTTCCGTCCTGCAGACGGTACCGAGACTGCAGGAGCTTACCGAGTGGCTGTATTAaacaaaaagacaccatcaatTCTTGCTCTTTCTCGGCAAAAACTTCCTCAGCTTCCCGGAACTTCTATTGAAGGAGTTgaaaaaggtggttacataatTTCTGACAACTCAAAGGGTAACACCCCAGATGTTATTTTGATGGGTACGGGTTCCGAACTAGAGATTGCTGCTAAAGCTGCTGACGATCTTAGAAAGGAAGGAAAGGCTGTTAGAGTTGTCTCATTCGTTTCATGGGAGCTCTTTGATGCTCAACCTGATTCATATAAAGAGAGTGTGTTGCCAGCCGATGTTACAGCTAGAGTGAGCATTGAAGCTGGAACCACATTTGGGTGGTTGAAGTACGTTGGCTGCAAGGGCAAAGCTATCGGTATTGATCGGTTTGGAGCGAGTGCCCCTGCTGATAAGATATACAAGGAGTTGGGAATCACAAAAGAGGCTGTCATTGAAGCTGCTAAATCACTTTGCTAG
- the LOC110803123 gene encoding UDP-glucuronate 4-epimerase 3-like produces MKEMPHLDNTPSTPGKFKMEKPAYIHHHHRLRWHSTPLAKLTFWSCIFLGLIFMFFLRSSPSSSSSSTTFSSSTAGISDTTRRSLRTFSWGGPLWEKRVRNSARVRAPNGFSVLVTGASGFVGTHVSAALKRRGDGVLGFDNFNDYYDPSLKRARQALLERSGVFIVEGDINDEALLKKLFEVVAFTHVMHLAAQAGVRYAMQNPGSYVHSNIAGFVNLLEICKSANPQPAIVWASSSSVYGLNTKVPFSEKDRTDQPASLYAATKKAGEEIAHTYNHIYGLSLTGLRFFTVYGPWGRPDMAYFFFTKDILKGKSIPIFEAANHGTVARDFTYIDDIVKGCLGALDTAEKSTGSGGKKRGPAQLRVFNLGNTSPVPVSDLVSILERLLKVKAKRMMMKLPRNGDVQYTHANISYAQRELGYKPTTDLQTGLKKFVRWYLNYYKPGGKKSDV; encoded by the coding sequence ATGAAGGAAATGCCTCATTTAGACAACACCCCATCAACACCAGGAAAGTTCAAGATGGAAAAACCAGCCTACATTCATCATCACCATCGTCTAAGATGGCATTCAACTCCTCTTGCTAAACTCACTTTTTGGTCCTGCATTTTTCTTGGCCTTATTTTCATGTTCTTCCTCAGATCAtcaccttcttcttcttcatcttctacGACATTTTCTTCATCTACAGCAGGAATCTCCGACACTACGCGCCGCTCCCTCCGAACATTCTCCTGGGGTGGTCCGTTGTGGGAGAAACGGGTTCGGAACTCGGCCCGAGTTCGAGCTCCCAATGGTTTTTCTGTCCTGGTCACTGGTGCTTCCGGCTTTGTTGGCACCCATGTCTCAGCCGCCTTAAAGCGACGAGGGGACGGTGTTCTGGGGTTTGATAATTTCAATGATTACTATGATCCTTCATTGAAAAGAGCCAGACAGGCACTTCTTGAGAGAAGTGGTGTTTTCATTGTAGAGGGTGACATTAATGATGAAGCACTTTTGAAGAAATTGTTTGAGGTGGTGGCATTTACACATGTGATGCATTTGGCAGCACAAGCTGGGGTTAGGTATGCAATGCAAAACCCTGGTTCTTATGTTCATAGTAATATTGCTGGCTTTGTTAATTTGCTAGAAATTTGTAAATCTGCAAACCCACAACCTGCAATTGTTTGGGCATCATCTAGTTCTGTTTATGGATTGAATACAAAAGTACCCTTTTCTGAAAAAGATAGGACAGATCAACCTGCTAGTTTGTATGCTGCAACTAAGAAAGCTGGGGAAGAAATTGCTCATACTTATAATCATATCTATGGACTTTCACTTACTGGGTTAAGATTCTTTACTGTTTATGGCCCTTGGGGTAGACCAGATATGGCTTATTTTTTCTTTACTAAGGATATATTGAAGGGGAAATCCATACCCATCTTTGAGGCGGCGAATCATGGGACTGTTGCTAGGGATTTCACCTACATTGATGATATTGTAAAAGGGTGTTTAGGAGCATTGGATACTGCTGAGAAGAGTACTGGTAGTGGGGGTAAGAAGAGGGGTCCTGCTCAATTGAGAGTGTTCAATTTGGGGAATACCTCACCTGTTCCTGTTTCTGATCTAGTTTCTATATTAGAGAGGCTGTTGAAGGTGAAGGCAAAAAGGATGATGATGAAATTGCCTAGGAATGGAGATGTTCAATACACACATGCTAACATTAGCTATGCTCAGAGGGAGCTTGGGTATAAGCCTACCACGGATCTGCAAACCGGGTTGAAGAAGTTCGTTAGATGGTACCTCAATTACTATAAACCCGGAGGGAAGAAGAGTGATGTGTGA
- the LOC110803150 gene encoding DNA repair protein RAD51 homolog 3 isoform X2: MEVMRMAISGTQRGKLISAGYTSLSSLSSVSPSLLAKDLNISEVEALEILKAASHSSRLDTSGGDHAILTGAQNAWEMLHEDSCVRITTSSADVDDILGGGISCKEVTEIGGIPGIGKTQFGIQLAINVQIPAHFGGLGGKAIYVEGSFMVERTLQIAEGCIEDMEKDKHFRQRDIRAVKEKLLPKDFLANIFHFRICSYTELIAMINHLDKWVSEHRDVKLVVIDSVTFYFRQDFEDMALRTRILGEMALKLMKLAKKFNLAVVLLNQAATKCAEGLYQLTLALGDSWSHASTNRIILFWKGEERCAYIDKSASLPSASAPYSITSEGIRNSITNCKRIRMM, translated from the exons ATGGAGGTGATGAGAATGGCGATATCAGGAACACAAAGGGGGAAATTGATATCAGCTGGATacacttctctctcctctctttcttcCGTTTCGCCTTCTCTTCTTGCCAAAG ATTTAAATATTTCCGAAGTTGAAgctcttgaaatattgaaggcTGCATCACATAGCAGCAGACTGGACACGTCTGGTGGAGATCATGCTATTCTTACTG GTGCTCAAAATGCTTGGGAAATGTTGCATGAGGACTCATGTGTACGGATCACTACATCTTCTGCTGATGTAGATGACATCCTTGGTGGTGGTATAAGCTGCAAAGAAGTTACTGAGATAG GTGGAATACCTGGCATTGGCAAAACACAATTTGG GATTCAACTTGCAATTAATGTCCAAATTCCAGCTCACTTTGGTGGTCTTGGGGGAAAAGCAATTTATGTAG AGGGAAGCTTCATGGTGGAGCGTACTTTACAGATCGCTGAAGgatgcattgaagatatggagaaggATAAACACTTTCGGCAAAGGGATATCCGAGCTGTTAAAGAAAAATTGCTTCCCAAAGATTTCTTGGCTAACATATTCCATTTTAGGATCTGCAGTTACACTGAGCTAATTGCGATGATAAATCATCTGGACAAATGGGTCTCAGAGCACAGAGAT GTCAAACTGGTTGTAATTGATAGTGTTACATTTTATTTCCGTCAAGATTTCGAGGACATGGCCCTTAGGACAAGGATTCTCGGTGAAATGGCACTGAAATTGATGAAGCTTGCAAAGAAGTTCAATCTGGCA GTGGTTCTATTAAATCAAGCGGCGACCAAGTGTGCAGAAGGATTATATCAACTAACTCTAGCACTAG GTGACAGTTGGTCTCACGCAAGTACAAACAGGATCATCTTATTCTGGAAAGGGGAGGAACGTTGTGCTTATATTGACAAGTCAGCCTCTCTTCCATCTGCCTCTGCACCATATTCTATTACGAGTGAAGGAATCAGAAACTCCATTACAAATTGTAAAAGAATCAGAATGATGTGA
- the LOC110803111 gene encoding 3-phosphoshikimate 1-carboxyvinyltransferase 2 produces MAQATTINNGVQAGKLCPTLPKTQLPKSLKTVQFGSNLRYSPKLKSFSNQRIGGQTSVVFRVRASVAAAEKHSEIVLEPIKEISGTIQLPGSKSLSNRILLLAALSEGTTVVDNLLYSDDIRYMLDALRTLGLNVEDDKTSKRAIVEGCGGLFPVGKDGTAEIELFLGNAGTAMRPLTAAVAVAGGNSSYVLDGVPRMRERPIGDLVAGLKQLGADVDCFLGTDCPPVRVNSKGGLPGGKVKLSGSVSSQYLTALLMATPLGLGDVEVEIIDKLISVPYVEMTIKLMERFGVSIEHTASWDRFLIRGGQKYKSPGNAYVEGDASSASYFLAGAAVTGGTVTVEGCGTSSLQGDVKFAEVLEKMGCKVTWTENSVTVTGPPRDSSGRKHLRAVDVNMNKMPDVAMTLAVVALYADGPTTIRDVASWRVKETERMIAICTELRKLGATVEEGSDYCVITPPEKLNVTAIDTYDDHRMAMAFSLAACADVPVTINDPGCTRKTFPDYFQVLERFAKH; encoded by the exons atggctcAAGCAACCACCATTAACAATGGTGTCCAAGCTGGTAAATTATGCCCCACTTTACCCAAAACCCAATTACCCAAATCATTGAAAACTGTTCAATTTGGATCAAATTTAAGATATTCTCCGAAGTTGAAATCTTTCAGCAATCAAAGGATTGGTGGGCAAACATCAGTTGTTTTCAGGGTTCGAGCTTCGGTTGCAGCAGCAGAAAAGCATTCAGAAATTGTATTGGAACCCATCAAAGAGATCTCTGGCACTATTCAATTGCCGGGGTCTAAGTCGTTATCTAATCGAATTCTTCTTCTAGCTGCCCTTTCTGAG GGCACAACAGTGGTTGACAACTTGCTGTACAGTGATGATATCCGATACATGTTGGATGCTCTAAGAACGCTTGGGTTAAATGTGGAGGATGATAAAACTTCCAAAAGGGCAATTGTGGAGGGTTGTGGTGGTCTGTTTCCAGTTGGTAAAGATGGAACGGCTGAGATTGAACTTTTCCTTGGAAATGCAGGAACAGCTATGCGCCCATTGACAGCTGCTGTAGCTGTTGCTGGAGGAAACTCTAG CTATGTACTTGATGGAGTGCCGAGAATGAGGGAGCGACCCATTGGGGATCTGGTAGCAGGTCTGAAGCAGCTTGGTGCAGACGTTGACTGTTTTCTTGGAACAGATTGTCCTCCTGTTCGGGTAAATTCCAAAGGAGGCCTTCCAGGGGGAAAG GTCAAGCTTTCAGGATCAGTTAGTAGCCAATACTTAACTGCGCTGCTCATGGCTACTCCTTTGGGTCTTGGAGATGTGGAGGTTGAAATCATTGATAAATTGATTTCTGTACCATATGTGGAGATGACAATTAAGTTAATGGAACGGTTTGGTGTGTCAATAGAGCATACTGCTAGCTGGGACAGGTTCTTAATCCGAGGTGGTCAGAAATATAA ATCTCCTGGAAATGCATACGTTGAAGGTGATGCTTCAAGTGCTAGTTACTTCCTAGCAGGGGCTGCAGTCACTGGTGGAACTGTGACTGTCGAGGGTTGTGGAACAAGCAGTTTACAG GGTGATGTAAAATTTGCCGAAGTTCTTGAGAAAATGGGTTGCAAGGTTACCTGGACAGAGAACAGTGTCACTGTCACTGGACCGCCAAGGGATTCATCTGGAAGAAAACACCTGCGCGCCGTCGATGTGAACATGAACAAAATGCCAGACGTCGCAATGACTCTTGCCGTTGTTGCCCTTTATGCAGATGGGCCCACCACCATCAGAGACG TTGCTAGCTGGAGAGTGAAGGAAACAGAACGGATGATAGCCATTTGCACAGAACTAAGAAAG cTTGGAGCAACAGTTGAGGAAGGTTCAGATTACTGTGTGATAACTCCCCCTGAGAAACTAAATGTGACAGCCATTGACACATACGATGATCACCGAATGGCCATGGCATTCTCTCTTGCTGCGTGTGCTGATGTTCCCGTCACCATCAATGACCCAGGTTGCACCCGCAAGACCTTCCCAGATTACTTCCAAGTTTTGGAAAGATTTGCCAAGCATTGA
- the LOC110803150 gene encoding DNA repair protein RAD51 homolog 3 isoform X1, producing the protein MEVMRMAISGTQRGKLISAGYTSLSSLSSVSPSLLAKDLNISEVEALEILKAASHSSRLDTSGGDHAILTGAQNAWEMLHEDSCVRITTSSADVDDILGGGISCKEVTEIGGIPGIGKTQFGIQLAINVQIPAHFGGLGGKAIYVDTEGSFMVERTLQIAEGCIEDMEKDKHFRQRDIRAVKEKLLPKDFLANIFHFRICSYTELIAMINHLDKWVSEHRDVKLVVIDSVTFYFRQDFEDMALRTRILGEMALKLMKLAKKFNLAVVLLNQAATKCAEGLYQLTLALGDSWSHASTNRIILFWKGEERCAYIDKSASLPSASAPYSITSEGIRNSITNCKRIRMM; encoded by the exons ATGGAGGTGATGAGAATGGCGATATCAGGAACACAAAGGGGGAAATTGATATCAGCTGGATacacttctctctcctctctttcttcCGTTTCGCCTTCTCTTCTTGCCAAAG ATTTAAATATTTCCGAAGTTGAAgctcttgaaatattgaaggcTGCATCACATAGCAGCAGACTGGACACGTCTGGTGGAGATCATGCTATTCTTACTG GTGCTCAAAATGCTTGGGAAATGTTGCATGAGGACTCATGTGTACGGATCACTACATCTTCTGCTGATGTAGATGACATCCTTGGTGGTGGTATAAGCTGCAAAGAAGTTACTGAGATAG GTGGAATACCTGGCATTGGCAAAACACAATTTGG GATTCAACTTGCAATTAATGTCCAAATTCCAGCTCACTTTGGTGGTCTTGGGGGAAAAGCAATTTATGTAG ATACAGAGGGAAGCTTCATGGTGGAGCGTACTTTACAGATCGCTGAAGgatgcattgaagatatggagaaggATAAACACTTTCGGCAAAGGGATATCCGAGCTGTTAAAGAAAAATTGCTTCCCAAAGATTTCTTGGCTAACATATTCCATTTTAGGATCTGCAGTTACACTGAGCTAATTGCGATGATAAATCATCTGGACAAATGGGTCTCAGAGCACAGAGAT GTCAAACTGGTTGTAATTGATAGTGTTACATTTTATTTCCGTCAAGATTTCGAGGACATGGCCCTTAGGACAAGGATTCTCGGTGAAATGGCACTGAAATTGATGAAGCTTGCAAAGAAGTTCAATCTGGCA GTGGTTCTATTAAATCAAGCGGCGACCAAGTGTGCAGAAGGATTATATCAACTAACTCTAGCACTAG GTGACAGTTGGTCTCACGCAAGTACAAACAGGATCATCTTATTCTGGAAAGGGGAGGAACGTTGTGCTTATATTGACAAGTCAGCCTCTCTTCCATCTGCCTCTGCACCATATTCTATTACGAGTGAAGGAATCAGAAACTCCATTACAAATTGTAAAAGAATCAGAATGATGTGA